Sequence from the Tursiops truncatus isolate mTurTru1 chromosome 18, mTurTru1.mat.Y, whole genome shotgun sequence genome:
CCTTAGCCTAATGGCACGCCCCTTTCTCACGCTACGGAGAATGGGCAGTTGAGAAGTTTGGTGGAAACCTGGATCCGTGAGTGAGTGAGTTGGGGGGAATGCTGCCTCTGTGTTCTAAATGGCCTGCCAGGTGAGGAACCCACAGATGAATTGTTAACAGCGCTGCAGCCTTTTCTGGGAAGCTGTCAGCCCGCTCCCAGCCTCCAAGACTGCCCAGAGTGGAGGAGAAATGACTGCCCCACAGCTCCACAGAGGCAGAGATATTTCCGCCCCCGGTCCCTACGTGTCTCTTGCTGGCATtgccctcacccccatccccgtTCTGACTCTTTTCAGGAGAGTCCAGGGTCTCCACTTACACCCAGCCACACATGCCGCGCTCACGGGGAGCTGCTCACGGAACAAAGCTCTGTGGGCAGCAGTGCAGCCTGGAGGACGGGAGTACGACCTCTGAGAATCACAAAACCTGAAAAAATGCAGCTGGGCTCCTTACAGAAGTTGGTTTTCCAGACCTCTCCTCAGAACTTTATTAGATCTTTTGAAGCCAGGAGACAAATAAGAGCATATTTTCTTCAGCACATGGGGTCACCCCGGACTCGAGTCCCAATCCAGCAGTGTGGACCCCCCAGCCCTTCGTCTCCTGTGCTCATGACGTTGCAGTGCCCCCCTGCCAGCCTCTGCTTCTCCACAGCCTGAGCACCCCCTTCCACCAGAgggccttctcctcctccagaaGGGCGCTTTCCTCCTCCCACAGGGCCTTTTCTTCCCCCCACAGGGCCTTGTCCTCCTGAAGGAGGTGCCTGTCTCTTTCCCACAAGGCATTGTCCTCCTTCCAGAAGGCCTTATCTTCCTTCCAGAAGATTCGGTACTTTTTCCAAAAggctttctcttcttcccagaaagatttttccatttcccagaaggctttttcctctttccagaaggttttctcctcttcccagaAAGGTCTCTCGTCTTCCCAAATGC
This genomic interval carries:
- the CCDC70 gene encoding coiled-coil domain-containing protein 70 → MFPFKVSKWKELACFHSLVVSSPSIRQKKLIHKMQEETVFREEMRHFREKTEGFREEMWNFRGKICAFRGQILGIWEDERPFWEEEKTFWKEEKAFWEMEKSFWEEEKAFWKKYRIFWKEDKAFWKEDNALWERDRHLLQEDKALWGEEKALWEEESALLEEEKALWWKGVLRLWRSRGWQGGTATS